From the Streptomyces sp. NBC_00390 genome, the window CCTGTCCCGGCCTGTCGCGCTGAACGGCCTGACCGTCCCGAACCGCATCGTGATGGCGCCCATGACACGCATGTTCTCCCCGGGCGGCGTCCCCGGTGAGGACGTGCGGTCCTACTACGCCCGTCGCGCCGCTGCCGGTGTCGGCCTGATCGTCACCGAGGGGACCTACGTCGGCCACGAGTCGGCCGGGTCGAGCAACCGTGTGCCGCGGTTCCACGGTGAGGAGCAGCTGGCGGGGTGGACGAAGGTCGCCGAGGCCGTTCACGCTGCGGGCGGCACGATAGTGCCGCAGCTGTGGCACATCGGCATGGTGCGCAAGCAGGGCGATGCGCCCTACGCCGAGGCCCCCGCCATCGGCCCCTCCGGCATCCGCGTCGACGGCACCGAGAACGCAGGCAAGGCGATGACCCGGCGCGACCTGGACGACGTCATCAGTGCCTTCGCCGAGGCTGCCGCGGCTGCCGAACGCATCGGCTTCGACGGCGTCGAACTGCACGGCGCCCACGGCTACCTCCTCGACCAGTTCCTGTGGGCGGGGACGAACCGCCGTACCGACGCCTACGGCGGCGACCAGGTGGCCCGCACGAGGTTCGCGGCCGAGATCGTGGCCGCCGTCCGCGAGACCGTCTCGCCCGACTTCCCGGTGATCTTCCGCTACTCGCAGTGGAAGCAGGAAGCCTACGACGCGAGGCTCGCCGAGACACCGGAGGAGCTGGAGGCGATCCTCACCCCGCTCGCCGCGGCCGGCGTCGACGCCTTCCACGCCTCCACCCGCCGCTACTGGCTCCCGGAGTTCGAAGGCTCGGACCTGAACCTGGCAGGCTGGACCAAGAAGCTCACCGGCAGGCCCACCATCACCGTCGGTTCGGTCGGCCTCGACGGCGACTTCATCCGCGCGTTCGCGGGCGAGGGCGCCGAGGTCGGCAGCATCGACAACCTCCTCGACCGCATGGAGCGCGACGAGTTCGATCTGGTCGCCGTCGGCCGCGCCCTCCTCCAGGATCCGCAGTGGGCGGCAAAGGTCCTGGGGGACCGGCTCGAGGAGCTCAAGCCGTACGACGGGGCGGCGCTGAAGACGCTGAGCTAGGCGTACCCGTTGTCCCGGTCTCGTGCCGTACCTCCGGCCCCGCGCTCGCCATCCGGCGGGCGCGGGGCCACTTCGTTCCCGGCCCGTGTGGGCACACGACCAGCCGCACGTGCTGCTCTCCGGGCCTGTCCTGTCGACCTCAGCGACTACTACGTCTACCTCACGGAAGACTTCCTGATCGGCAGCGTCGGGCACCCCTGGGAGGAGTCGCTATGTCTGTTCGGGCAGGGGCTCCTCGATGTCGTAGGAGTGCAGGTCGACGAGATTCTCGGCGTGTCTATTGCTCTGACCGGGAAGGTTCGCCGGGCCGGCGGTTCCAGCGGTTGGATGTCCGCAGACGTCCGATCCGACCGTTGGGGGTGTGGTGGCTGAGCCTGTCCGTGTGCGCAGGTTGACCGACCAGGAGGGCAGAAGCTGCAGCAGATCGTGCGCCGGGGCAGCACCAGCTCGGTGCGGTACCGGCGCGCGATGATGCTGCTGGCCTCGGCCGGTGGAAACAGGGTCCCGGTGATCGCGAAGCTGGTCCAGGCCGACGAGGACACCGTCCGCGACGTGATCCACCGGTTCAACGAGATCGGCCTGGCTTGCCTGGACCCTCGCTGGGCGGGAGGCCGTCCCCGCCTGCTCAGTCCTGACGACGAGGACTTCGTCGTCCAGACGGCCACTACCCGCCCGACCAAGCTCGGCCCGGCCCTTCACCCGCTGGTCCATCCGCAAACTCGCCGCCTACCTGCGGAAAGTGCACGGCCGAGTGATCCGGGTCGGCCGCGAGGCATTACGGTGCCTGCTCGCCCGCCGCGGCGTCACCTTCCAACGCACCAAGACCTGGAAGGAGTCGCCCGACCCGAGCGCGACGCCAAGCTGGGCCGCATCGAGGAGGCGCTGGAACCCTTCCCGGACCGCGTGTTCGCGTTCGACGAGTTCGGGCCGCTCGGCATCCGCCCCACCGCCGGGGCTGGCTGGGCTCCCATCGGTCAACCCGAGCGCCATCCCGCGACCTACCACCGCACCCACGGGGTGCGGTACTTCCACGGCTGCTATTCCGTCGGCGACGACCGGCTGTGGGGCGTCAACC encodes:
- a CDS encoding NADH:flavin oxidoreductase, yielding MTVTTSSASRAAEILSRPVALNGLTVPNRIVMAPMTRMFSPGGVPGEDVRSYYARRAAAGVGLIVTEGTYVGHESAGSSNRVPRFHGEEQLAGWTKVAEAVHAAGGTIVPQLWHIGMVRKQGDAPYAEAPAIGPSGIRVDGTENAGKAMTRRDLDDVISAFAEAAAAAERIGFDGVELHGAHGYLLDQFLWAGTNRRTDAYGGDQVARTRFAAEIVAAVRETVSPDFPVIFRYSQWKQEAYDARLAETPEELEAILTPLAAAGVDAFHASTRRYWLPEFEGSDLNLAGWTKKLTGRPTITVGSVGLDGDFIRAFAGEGAEVGSIDNLLDRMERDEFDLVAVGRALLQDPQWAAKVLGDRLEELKPYDGAALKTLS
- a CDS encoding DUF2716 domain-containing protein encodes the protein MGTRPAARAALRACPVDLSDYYVYLTEDFLIGSVGHPWEESLCLFGQGLLDVVGVQVDEILGVSIALTGKVRRAGGSSGWMSADVRSDRWGCGG
- a CDS encoding IS630 family transposase; amino-acid sequence: MRRGSTSSVRYRRAMMLLASAGGNRVPVIAKLVQADEDTVRDVIHRFNEIGLACLDPRWAGGRPRLLSPDDEDFVVQTATTRPTKLGPALHPLVHPQTRRLPAESARPSDPGRPRGITVPARPPRRHLPTHQDLEGVARPERDAKLGRIEEALEPFPDRVFAFDEFGPLGIRPTAGAGWAPIGQPERHPATYHRTHGVRYFHGCYSVGDDRLWGVNRRKKGAVNTLAALRSIRAARPDGAPIYVILDHLSAHKGDKIRGWAKKNRVELCFTPTYASWANPIEAHFGPLRQFTIANSNHRNHRVQTRALHAYLRWRNTNARHPDVLAAQRRERARIRSEKGIRGGGRPLPATA